ttatttgaattatgtttcggaaaacgtctctcggcgttggtgtggaaaatcgatcgaaatttatcgatcatttcggaagggggggggggggggactgtggtgctggttttttggggtttcgatcGTTGATTCGATCACCCGTCTAGCACTATCGAGGtcagttttccaccatttgtttgaaaggtttttcttggagagggccattaaaattctcatgcttcgccaagacagcaaaagttgaagcgaGCTCGTATTGTTTGCCCTACTCCAAACCAGGGAATGTGGCaaatccatcgacatttacatgttaaaaaatcgaaacaaataggaaaaaatacccccgtaagctaaacggaaacaaatcctTCGCAGAAACGGCGTGTGGGACAGCTATGGATGGaagcgatttgaaggaatgaatgCAATGCCCTCTGCGGACAGTAGTCCGGATTCGGAACCTTCggcgaaaagggaaacccGACTCCCGGGGGCCGCTAGGAAAACACGCGAAccaagtacatgtgtgtgtatgtgccgtgccgtgccgttgtttatttatccaagcttcttcgccagtctccggcagaccgggcccggtttattggtgcggatgaaaaggaaaactgttcttgaagttcttaccataccaatgtgtaccgtcgtttttccacgcttccccgcacgcatccgcaaaaatcgcatcggcttttcttctccgttgcaacactgtgaaaagttcgtcttgtGCTGGGAACggtcggcggtcggcgatacgacttgtttgattggagctgactttggatggtttttgtttgtgtatgctaatgtttgtccgttccaTGTGTGCGTCTGAGTATGctgcgagcgtgtgtgtgtgtgtgcgggatgGGAGGGGGAGCGCTAATGAAAACAGCGGCACCGAAAAACAACACCGATAGATGAATTATGGTTACGGAACTGGTGCCACTCAAGGCAGTTCTAGCAAAACCGTTACAGCCAGCCATCGCCAAGGGAGCGTTTTCCGTTGGTCCGAAGCGATTTTCCACCAGATCACGGGGGTTTTTTCTGGTCGAGTTTTTTACCCGCTCCTTTTGCTCTTCCTATTTTACGATCGTAATCGATCAGGAAGTGCTCATCGCGGGTGTAtgtccatgtgtgtgtgtgatgtgttaCAGCAAAATATAACGAGCGGCCGTGAAACATAAACGAACTGGCTACGGAACAGGCAGCGCAAGACCCGATGCCGATAAgagcaaataaattaaaactcaTTGAAGTTGTTTCGGAGGCAAGCGCTCATGTCCGGgtgcgggatgatgcgcgtctggACAACAAAGTaaattttgatgaacattttgctcgcaagaaaaatggaaaatgcgtTAATGGAAACGGTTTGGATGTATTGAGTTGGTGATCGTTTATCGgttgaaaaatgtttgatgtggttgtttgttttaaactaAGTAAATCCGTAAAGTCTGAGACTTAGAAGGTCGTGTGCTGAATATCTATCGTCTGATATCTATCTCCAAGCGGATCCTCACTAGAGGTCAAATCTTGGAAAACACCACGGTTTAGCAACTACACTTCTAATATGGtataattgattttaaaattcggAAGTTGATGAGCTGAAATCACCTTAGGATGGATgaaaaactctcagggccgtTTTGCGACCAACAAGAGCCAGCACAAGGGGAATGGGCTATGCTGtcttcattttccatttgACGCCGAGGCGAAAAATACGTGGACTATCTTCATtaagtcagtccagatcctGGTATACGTTGTCTTTGCCTATGTTGTATCGGTTTGATGCACTTTACCTTTCCGGGGTTAAAAGTCACTGTCACTGACAACAACTAAAATTTTGAGATTCGCTAGCATATTTCTGCATCCACGATACCTGATACGATGGATGAACCTGAGACTAGAATATTTATAGCCCCAACAATCACGAACGcatctgagacatggactctgtctaaAACTGACAAATCCTCGCTCTCGTAACCGAATTTGGTGGGATATATTCTGAGTGGGTTATGGTCGTCGTCACTGTTTATCCAATATAAAGACGAACTACTAGGTTAAAGGTTTTTTATCGAATGAAAGATATAGTGTAGAAAGAAATATTAAATAGCGTAAAATCTAGTAAGAAATGTGTAAAGGACTTTCCGAGAAAAATTGGTTCGTCGCATAGATAATGACTGTATGTAGGCCAAGCTGCCCAAAAAGCATTCCTTGTcgatgtaaaatatttcaatacaACTCCATTACTTGTTTACAAACATGTTACTAATTATATTCTCTTTTCTTCTCCAACCcctttccttctctctttcGCCCCCTTTTCGCACTCCCATCTCTCACCACAGGGTCAATGTTCAGCCGGTACACTGCCTGTGGCCTGGATAGACGAAGGTCCTGGACCACCGCGGTGTCCACCGCCATGTGCAACGTTTCGTACACATGCTacatataataataataataataaaaataataataaaaatagtaATAAGCCATACAATATTGATAATACTAAATATAACATGGAGAACCGGTTAAATGATAAACAACAGTGCCTTGACTATTTGGGCGATAATGCAGAGTTAAGTCCAGCacaaatttgtaaaaaatcgTCACAAAGTATTGAGACCAAGCTGAAAACATTACGTTTAAGACATTGTTGTGAACGTACCGTTGGCAGTGCTTTACACAACGCAGCCTACGCCGACGTGCTGCGGGGCGGTCCCGGGTGTACCGGGCGGCTGGCCGAGCTGCTGGAAACGGACGCGCTGGCGGCACGGATCACATGCGAATTTACCGAGGTGCTGATACGGTACGACTGCGGACAGCCGTACTCTATCATCCACCACTGTGAGGATTGTAAGGTAAGTGTGCTAGTGCTTGAAACCATTCTTTATTAATATATATTGGGAAGGGTCCTTGGGATCGGATTATAGTAAATGTTTGCTACACAATTACTTCAACGCTCTCACGAACTTAACTTCAGAACGAAAATAATTCCATTCACACTGTTCCTTAACGTTACAATGTATCTCTGCAAGGCGGTCTCTACCGTTCTTGACCATTTTCTCTTCATTGTTCATCAATTGTAGGAACCTTCATGCTGTTAACCTCCAGCATCCAGCGCCACATTCTGGCGAATTAGACAAACTTTTGCTTCACTGCCAACCATAATCTTTATCGGTCTCATCATCCATCCGCCCTGATGTTACCATGGTTCttcccatgtgtgtgtgtgtgcgggcgcGTTCGCATTTCCACATGAGAGCATCCTCGGTCGTGGAACGATTGGCTTTTCCGTCCTGCTCAAAGTCGACCCCGGCTCGGGGGAAAAAGATAATCGGTCCAAGCAACGCTATCCTACATTGTTGTCTTTCCTCCGAACCTCCCCAATCCATCGGCTGGCCTTCGCCAAACGGTTTCCACTATCCTGTGCACCGTGAGTGTGGTAATGAGGACAGTTCCGCTTGGAGCAAATGcgtgactgtgtgtgtttgcgaatAGTAATGCTGCATGGATGGGCTTCAGCtcatgaagatgatgatggtggtggtggaaaacgcACATTTTCCTGTTCTCTTTTTCGCGCAGTTTTTTATACGCGCTATTCGTGCTACTCCATTGATGTTCGGTTGCTTTTTCCTGAGCATACCATTGCTAAAACCTTGGATCACTTGGatattcagtttttttttggggttggcCATCAAACTTTCCCTTCGGTGTAGCTTTTTTGGGTTGGCTCTGGTAACAGGAAATGAGAAAAGCAGAACCAAGCCGTAACTTGCCTGACCAGCAAAGTGAAATACCAAACCGCG
The nucleotide sequence above comes from Anopheles stephensi strain Indian unplaced genomic scaffold, UCI_ANSTEP_V1.0 ucontig282, whole genome shotgun sequence. Encoded proteins:
- the LOC118516354 gene encoding uncharacterized protein LOC118516354, whose product is MRPGPGLVVMALAFISGARRGTGQQSSSASQSGKLGKVGEDNTGEGGALTRINPWLSACDLEQPNSAPDLQGQCSAGTLPVAWIDEGPGPPRCPPPCATFRTHATYNNNNNKNNNKNSNKPYNIDNTKYNMENRLNDKQQCLDYLGDNAELSPAQICKKSSQSIETKLKTLRLRHCCERTVGSALHNAAYADVLRGGPGCTGRLAELLETDALAARITCEFTEVLIRYDCGQPYSIIHHCEDCK